A stretch of Paludisphaera borealis DNA encodes these proteins:
- a CDS encoding cation:proton antiporter codes for MHDIDLILTLTGGLAAALVLGFITFKLKLSPIVGYLLAGIVVGPTTPGFTADQHLADQLAEIGVILLMFGVGLQFHLKELLAVRRVAIPGAICQSVVATILGTIVGHAYGWGWAAGCVFGMSIAVASTVVLIRVLADNDDLHTQSGHIAVGWLVVEDLFTVLALVMLPAVFGPGATSASGVLLAVGVAVVKVAAMVGLTFVVGERVIPWLLDKVAATRSRELFTLTVLVVALGIAVSAAKLFDVSMALGAFLAGMVVGRSQFSLRAATEALPMRDAFAVLFFVSVGMLFNVHALFDSPALIAATLAVILIGKPLAALTIVLLLKYPTRAAVSVAVVLAQIGEFSFILASGGKALGIIDEDATNVIIAAAIITITLNPILYRLIDPLEKLLNRFIKTSAPVENGPQHELDDPEASGRHRAVVVGYGPVGKTLARLLRDNQIDPVVIELNMDTVRRLGDDGVRAIYGDALHRDVLDHAGLDKAVGFVLSSSTMHGGKETIRLAREINPDLFILARTAYLRDVAELRAAGADSVFSGEGEVALAMTEFLLERLGATPDQIDRERDRVRAEFSAITQDGSDEAANGGGGEARQPQDDAATSAAVQGNTAGD; via the coding sequence ATGCATGACATCGACCTGATTTTGACACTGACGGGCGGCCTTGCCGCGGCCCTGGTCCTCGGCTTCATCACGTTCAAGCTCAAGCTGTCGCCGATCGTCGGCTATCTCCTGGCGGGAATCGTCGTCGGGCCCACGACGCCCGGCTTCACGGCCGACCAGCACCTGGCCGACCAACTTGCCGAGATCGGCGTCATCCTCCTGATGTTCGGCGTGGGGCTTCAGTTCCATCTCAAGGAGCTGTTGGCGGTTCGTCGCGTCGCGATCCCGGGAGCGATCTGCCAGAGCGTGGTGGCGACGATCCTCGGCACGATCGTCGGACATGCGTACGGATGGGGATGGGCGGCCGGATGCGTCTTCGGCATGTCGATCGCCGTGGCCAGCACCGTCGTCCTGATCCGCGTGCTCGCGGACAACGATGATCTGCACACCCAGTCCGGCCACATCGCGGTCGGCTGGCTCGTGGTCGAAGACCTGTTCACGGTCCTGGCGCTCGTCATGCTGCCGGCCGTCTTCGGCCCGGGCGCCACGTCGGCGAGCGGCGTCCTCTTGGCCGTCGGGGTCGCCGTGGTCAAGGTCGCGGCGATGGTCGGGCTCACCTTCGTGGTCGGAGAGCGGGTGATCCCCTGGCTGCTCGACAAGGTGGCGGCGACGCGCTCGCGCGAGCTGTTCACGCTGACAGTACTCGTCGTGGCTCTCGGAATCGCCGTCTCGGCGGCCAAGCTGTTCGACGTCTCGATGGCGCTCGGCGCGTTCCTCGCCGGCATGGTCGTCGGCCGGTCGCAGTTCAGCCTCCGGGCCGCAACCGAAGCCCTTCCGATGCGCGACGCCTTCGCGGTGCTGTTCTTCGTCTCGGTCGGCATGCTCTTCAACGTGCATGCGCTGTTCGACTCGCCCGCGCTAATCGCGGCCACCCTGGCGGTCATCTTGATCGGCAAGCCGCTGGCCGCGCTGACGATCGTCCTCTTGCTGAAGTATCCAACGCGCGCGGCCGTCTCGGTCGCCGTGGTTCTGGCGCAGATCGGCGAGTTCTCGTTCATCCTGGCCTCGGGCGGCAAGGCCCTGGGAATCATCGACGAGGACGCAACGAACGTCATCATCGCCGCAGCCATCATCACGATCACGCTCAACCCGATCCTCTACCGCCTGATCGATCCCCTTGAAAAACTTCTGAACCGCTTCATCAAGACGTCAGCCCCGGTGGAGAACGGTCCACAGCACGAGCTTGACGACCCGGAAGCCTCCGGCCGACACCGCGCCGTCGTCGTGGGGTATGGGCCGGTGGGTAAGACGCTCGCCCGTTTGCTGCGCGACAACCAGATCGATCCGGTCGTCATCGAGCTCAACATGGACACCGTCCGCCGCCTGGGCGACGACGGCGTCCGGGCCATCTACGGCGACGCCTTGCATCGCGACGTCCTGGATCACGCCGGGTTGGACAAGGCGGTCGGCTTCGTCCTCAGCAGTTCGACCATGCACGGCGGCAAGGAGACGATCCGCCTGGCTCGCGAGATCAACCCCGACCTCTTCATCCTCGCCCGCACGGCTTACCTTCGCGACGTCGCGGAACTGCGAGCCGCCGGCGCCGACAGCGTCTTCTCCGGCGAGGGAGAGGTCGCCCTGGCGATGACCGAGTTCCTCCTGGAGCGACTCGGCGCCACCCCCGATCAAATCGACCGCGAACGCGACCGCGTCCGCGCCGAGTTCTCCGCCATCACCCAGGACGGTTCCGACGAAGCGGCCAATGGCGGCGGCGGCGAGGCGCGCCAGCCGCAAGACGACGCTGCAACGAGCGCCGCGGTTCAGGGGAACACGGCCGGCGATTGA
- the gatC gene encoding Asp-tRNA(Asn)/Glu-tRNA(Gln) amidotransferase subunit GatC gives MSLSTDDVAKVAVLARLRLSPDELQTFTGQLNSIVEYVAHLQEPDTTGVEPLAHGVEVRNVFRDDVRGPSLPREAALLNAPKRNLDSFLVPAVLD, from the coding sequence ATGTCGCTCTCGACCGACGATGTGGCGAAAGTCGCCGTGCTGGCGCGTTTGCGGTTGAGCCCGGACGAGCTTCAGACGTTCACCGGGCAGCTCAATTCGATTGTGGAATACGTGGCCCATCTTCAGGAGCCCGACACGACGGGCGTCGAGCCGCTGGCCCACGGCGTCGAGGTCCGCAACGTGTTCCGCGACGACGTCCGCGGCCCCTCCCTGCCGCGTGAGGCCGCGCTCCTCAATGCACCCAAGCGGAACCTCGACAGCTTCCTGGTTCCCGCCGTCCTCGACTGA
- the gatA gene encoding Asp-tRNA(Asn)/Glu-tRNA(Gln) amidotransferase subunit GatA, which translates to MNNATAASLLAKLNAGEIRSEDLVRQYLDRAESLKRLNVFVHLDPERVLDQARAIDAKRRAGEPVGALAGVPVAIKDVLCVTNEPTTCGSRMLKSFRPPYDATVITKLKDAGAILFGKTNMDEFAMGSSTENSAYGPTLNPWDEERIPGGSSGGSAAAVAADLAPVSLGSDTGGSIRQPAAVCGIVGLKPTYGRVSRYGLIAFASSLDQIGPFAHDLADAALLLKVISGHDDRDATSVDQAVPDYTATLDKPPGSLRIGVAREFFGEGLDPEVEAAVREAIRIYEKAGAIIEEVSLPNSKYGVPAYYIVAPAECSSNLARYDGTIFGHRAEDWSPKYPGEENLHPLVRMMMASRSEGFGPEVKRRIMLGTFALSAGYADQYYNQALKVRRLIRNDFDEAFKKVDVILGPTSPSPAFKLGERTADPLAMYLSDIYTITANLAGIPGLSVPCGLTKSNLPIGLQLLAPAFAEENLLRTARVFERETDWHTRRPGLAG; encoded by the coding sequence ATGAACAACGCCACCGCCGCCAGCCTCCTGGCGAAACTGAACGCCGGCGAGATCCGCAGCGAGGACCTCGTCCGCCAGTACCTCGACCGCGCCGAGTCGCTCAAACGCCTCAACGTGTTCGTCCACCTCGACCCCGAACGCGTCCTGGACCAGGCCCGGGCGATCGACGCCAAGCGGCGGGCCGGCGAGCCCGTCGGCGCGCTGGCGGGGGTGCCGGTCGCGATCAAGGACGTCCTTTGCGTCACCAACGAGCCGACGACCTGCGGCAGCCGGATGCTCAAGTCGTTCCGGCCCCCCTACGACGCGACGGTGATCACCAAGTTGAAGGACGCCGGCGCGATCCTGTTCGGTAAGACGAACATGGACGAGTTCGCGATGGGCTCCTCGACCGAAAACAGCGCCTACGGACCGACGCTCAATCCGTGGGACGAGGAGCGAATCCCGGGCGGTTCTTCGGGAGGCTCGGCCGCCGCGGTCGCCGCCGACCTCGCCCCGGTTTCGCTCGGCAGCGACACCGGCGGATCGATCCGCCAGCCGGCGGCCGTCTGCGGCATCGTCGGCCTCAAGCCGACGTACGGCCGCGTCAGCCGCTACGGCCTGATCGCATTCGCCAGCTCGCTCGACCAGATCGGCCCGTTCGCTCACGACCTGGCCGACGCGGCCCTGCTCTTGAAGGTTATCTCCGGCCACGACGATCGCGACGCAACCAGCGTCGACCAGGCTGTTCCGGACTACACAGCCACGCTCGACAAGCCCCCCGGCTCGCTCCGCATCGGCGTCGCCCGCGAGTTCTTCGGCGAAGGACTCGATCCGGAAGTCGAGGCCGCCGTCCGCGAGGCGATTCGGATCTACGAGAAGGCCGGCGCGATCATCGAGGAAGTCTCGCTGCCGAACTCGAAGTACGGCGTGCCCGCGTACTACATCGTGGCTCCCGCCGAGTGTTCGAGCAACCTGGCCCGCTACGACGGCACGATCTTCGGCCATCGCGCCGAGGACTGGTCGCCCAAGTACCCCGGCGAGGAGAACCTGCACCCGCTGGTCCGCATGATGATGGCCAGCCGCTCCGAGGGGTTCGGCCCCGAGGTCAAGCGGAGGATCATGTTGGGGACCTTCGCCCTCTCGGCCGGCTACGCCGATCAGTATTACAACCAGGCCCTCAAGGTTCGCCGCCTGATCCGCAACGACTTCGACGAGGCGTTCAAGAAGGTCGACGTCATCCTCGGCCCCACGTCCCCCTCGCCGGCCTTCAAGCTGGGCGAGCGGACCGCCGACCCGCTGGCGATGTATCTCTCCGACATCTACACGATTACCGCCAACCTCGCCGGCATCCCCGGCCTCAGCGTCCCCTGCGGCCTCACGAAGTCGAACCTGCCGATCGGCCTCCAGCTTCTGGCCCCAGCCTTCGCCGAGGAAAACCTCCTCCGCACCGCTCGCGTCTTCGAACGCGAGACCGACTGGCATACGAGGCGGCCGGGGCTCGCGGGCTGA
- the gatB gene encoding Asp-tRNA(Asn)/Glu-tRNA(Gln) amidotransferase subunit GatB, which produces MSHPYDVIIGLEIHVQLQTESKMFSWCGTEFGLPPNTQTDPVSLGMPGTLPVMNRKAFDLALKTALALHAEIAPFTKWDRKNYYYPDLPKNYQISQYDLPFSLGGWLDIPERKDGGGGGRCGLTRVHLEEDTGKLTHAAGGFSEVDLNRAGIPLLEIVGEPDIRNAADARGCLEELRLTLRYLGVSDCEMQEGSLRCDANVNLHIHKDGQKIATPIVEIKNLNSFRAVEKALNYEVERQYAKWREDGLTIKDSPKTTRGWNDAEEVTKPQREKETAADYRYFPEPDLVPVVVDEAWKERVRASIGELPAARRKRFESDYELSPYDANVLVEQGSDVADYYDAVAKSTGEFKIASNWIQQDVLRTIKDKKQSIAEFPVSPEALADLINRVHRGELNTNQGREVLGRMIETGDSAEVVIEIGGYKMVSDRDDIATAVDAAIAANPQALEDLRKGKKKPEAVKGFLRGQVMKQTGGKANPAVVGELLEAKLAELLA; this is translated from the coding sequence ATGAGTCATCCTTACGACGTCATTATCGGCCTTGAGATCCACGTTCAGCTCCAGACTGAGAGCAAGATGTTCTCGTGGTGCGGCACCGAGTTCGGCCTGCCGCCGAATACGCAGACCGACCCGGTCTCGCTCGGGATGCCCGGCACGCTGCCGGTGATGAACCGCAAGGCGTTCGATCTGGCGCTCAAGACGGCGCTCGCCCTGCACGCCGAGATCGCGCCGTTCACGAAGTGGGACCGCAAGAACTATTACTATCCCGACCTGCCCAAGAACTATCAGATCAGCCAGTACGACCTGCCGTTCTCGCTGGGCGGCTGGCTCGACATCCCCGAGCGGAAAGACGGGGGCGGCGGCGGCCGCTGCGGGCTGACCCGGGTCCACCTGGAAGAAGACACCGGCAAGCTGACTCACGCCGCCGGAGGCTTCTCCGAAGTCGACCTGAACCGCGCCGGGATTCCGCTGCTGGAGATCGTCGGCGAGCCCGACATCCGCAACGCGGCCGATGCGCGGGGGTGCCTTGAAGAACTCCGCCTCACGCTCCGCTACCTGGGCGTCTCCGACTGCGAGATGCAGGAAGGCTCGCTCCGATGCGACGCCAACGTCAACCTGCACATCCACAAGGACGGCCAGAAGATCGCCACCCCGATCGTCGAGATCAAGAACCTCAACAGCTTCCGCGCCGTCGAGAAGGCGCTCAACTACGAGGTCGAGCGGCAGTACGCCAAGTGGCGGGAAGACGGCCTGACGATCAAGGACTCACCCAAGACCACGCGCGGCTGGAACGACGCCGAGGAGGTCACCAAGCCTCAGCGCGAGAAGGAGACGGCCGCCGACTACCGCTACTTCCCTGAGCCCGACCTGGTCCCCGTCGTCGTCGACGAAGCCTGGAAGGAGCGGGTCCGCGCGTCGATCGGCGAGCTTCCCGCGGCCCGTCGGAAGCGGTTTGAGAGCGACTACGAGCTTTCCCCCTACGACGCCAACGTGCTTGTCGAGCAGGGCTCGGACGTCGCCGACTATTACGACGCCGTCGCCAAGTCGACGGGCGAGTTCAAGATCGCCAGCAACTGGATCCAACAAGACGTGCTGCGGACGATCAAGGACAAGAAGCAGTCGATCGCCGAGTTCCCCGTCTCCCCCGAGGCCCTGGCCGACCTGATCAACCGCGTCCATCGCGGCGAGCTGAACACGAACCAGGGGCGCGAAGTTCTCGGCCGGATGATCGAGACCGGCGACTCCGCCGAGGTCGTCATCGAGATCGGCGGCTACAAGATGGTCTCCGACCGCGACGACATCGCCACGGCCGTCGACGCGGCGATCGCCGCCAACCCCCAGGCGCTGGAAGACCTGAGAAAAGGCAAGAAGAAGCCCGAGGCCGTGAAGGGCTTCCTCCGCGGCCAGGTCATGAAGCAGACCGGCGGCAAGGCCAACCCGGCCGTCGTCGGCGAACTGCTCGAAGCCAAGCTCGCCGAGTTGCTCGCCTGA
- a CDS encoding sugar phosphate isomerase/epimerase family protein, producing MTTIDRRTFLAAAAGVAAGAALGKGAVAAEAGKPRWKRAFMLGGLTKGPALPTFQLLKEAGFEGVELISPNEFDLDELLAARDKTGLLIHGVSGGLHWQKPLSDPDPQVVEAGMAAIRQEFLDCKAYGGTTVLVVPAVVNKKVSYRQAYERSQANIRKLIPLAEQSGVKIAVEEVWNKFLLSPVEFARYIDEFQSPTVGAYFDVGNVVEFGYPEEWIHELGHRILKIHIKEYAKPKRFDYPLGEGEIDWSAVRQALIDVGYEGWITAEVGLGDLEAMKDVVKRMSRLLQIG from the coding sequence ATGACGACGATCGACCGCAGAACGTTCCTCGCGGCAGCCGCCGGCGTCGCGGCGGGCGCGGCACTGGGCAAAGGCGCTGTTGCGGCCGAGGCCGGCAAGCCGCGGTGGAAGCGGGCGTTCATGCTCGGCGGCCTGACCAAGGGGCCCGCGCTGCCGACGTTCCAGCTTCTCAAAGAGGCCGGTTTCGAGGGCGTCGAACTCATAAGCCCCAACGAGTTCGACCTCGACGAGCTCCTGGCCGCGCGCGACAAGACGGGCCTGTTGATCCACGGCGTCAGCGGCGGACTGCACTGGCAAAAGCCGCTCTCCGACCCCGATCCCCAGGTGGTCGAGGCCGGGATGGCCGCCATCCGGCAGGAATTCCTCGACTGCAAGGCTTACGGCGGCACGACCGTCCTGGTCGTCCCGGCCGTGGTCAACAAGAAGGTCTCCTACCGCCAGGCCTACGAGCGATCGCAGGCGAACATCCGCAAGCTGATCCCGCTGGCCGAGCAAAGCGGCGTCAAGATCGCGGTTGAGGAGGTCTGGAACAAGTTTCTGCTCAGCCCCGTCGAGTTCGCTCGCTACATCGACGAATTCCAGAGCCCGACCGTCGGCGCCTATTTCGACGTCGGCAACGTGGTCGAGTTCGGCTACCCCGAGGAGTGGATCCACGAGTTGGGGCACCGTATCCTCAAGATCCACATCAAGGAATACGCCAAGCCCAAGCGGTTCGACTACCCCCTGGGCGAAGGCGAGATCGACTGGTCCGCCGTTCGCCAGGCGCTGATCGATGTCGGATACGAAGGCTGGATCACGGCCGAGGTCGGCCTGGGCGATCTCGAAGCCATGAAGGACGTCGTCAAGCGGATGAGCCGCCTGCTCCAGATCGGCTGA
- a CDS encoding RNA polymerase sigma factor, whose product MIDHASDATLLKRFAERREETAFAELVERHGPVVQRVCRRFLRSEHDVEEVFQATFLILALRASEVSWKPSVGGWVQNVARRLALHARGEIARRGRREVQASSLYGGMHSPECPVSAFGDEVERQDVRRMIDTAVEGLPEKYRAPLVLCYLEGLTNHEAAQQLGYPVGSISRRLERARGLLKKQLIGYGVTLSLLVGLVALGSLAANRNARKLEPIRGAMALVGSETAHRSDLRELIQPLERIDCGSLSFPDRDRIGRLAEQSAWAADAVAPFDPGVRRDVWRAYAGEMKLAALELSRVYEDGREPELLASVRRLNATCVQCHSAFH is encoded by the coding sequence ATGATCGATCACGCTAGTGACGCGACACTCCTGAAGCGGTTCGCGGAGAGGCGGGAAGAGACCGCCTTCGCGGAGTTGGTCGAGCGCCATGGCCCGGTCGTGCAGCGTGTTTGTCGACGTTTTCTTCGCAGCGAGCACGACGTCGAGGAAGTCTTTCAGGCGACGTTTTTGATCCTGGCCCTTCGCGCATCGGAAGTCTCATGGAAGCCTTCCGTGGGAGGCTGGGTGCAAAACGTGGCGCGGCGGCTGGCTCTCCACGCCCGTGGCGAGATCGCCCGGCGGGGGCGCCGCGAGGTCCAGGCGTCGAGCCTCTACGGCGGGATGCACTCGCCGGAATGCCCGGTTTCGGCCTTCGGCGACGAGGTCGAACGCCAGGACGTTCGGCGGATGATCGATACGGCCGTCGAAGGGCTCCCCGAGAAGTATCGCGCTCCGCTGGTCCTCTGCTACCTCGAAGGGCTGACCAACCACGAGGCCGCGCAACAGCTCGGGTATCCGGTCGGGTCGATTTCGAGGCGGCTGGAACGCGCCCGGGGGCTGCTCAAGAAGCAACTGATTGGCTATGGCGTCACGCTGAGCCTGCTGGTCGGCCTCGTCGCCCTGGGCTCCCTGGCCGCGAATCGGAACGCTCGCAAGCTCGAACCGATCCGTGGCGCGATGGCCCTTGTGGGTTCCGAAACGGCGCATCGGTCCGATCTGAGAGAACTTATCCAGCCTCTGGAACGTATTGACTGTGGTAGCCTGAGTTTCCCGGATCGCGATCGGATCGGGCGATTGGCGGAACAGTCCGCCTGGGCGGCCGATGCGGTCGCGCCGTTCGATCCGGGCGTCCGCCGCGACGTGTGGCGAGCTTACGCCGGCGAGATGAAGCTGGCGGCGCTTGAGCTTTCTCGGGTTTACGAGGACGGCCGCGAGCCCGAGCTGCTCGCGAGCGTCCGCCGTCTGAACGCAACCTGCGTTCAGTGTCATTCGGCGTTCCACTGA
- a CDS encoding cytochrome c biogenesis protein ResB, whose product MAMASKQAPGSSSSPGGPANANSSARSTSRSSPGGLFVNGITAVYRFLASLKLAVLSLTSLAAALAFATWFESNYGTKAVQDYLYKSAAFAILLAFLATNILCAALIRYPWKKRQTGFVITHIGLLVLIAGSYVHFKSGDEGMVGMLEGEKRSEMLRTDAPVFRVREVDPHGQESSRSYEMPFDAGGPFAWGAGQSRINNIFDLGLNWLSGGRLPSAGPAEDVLSKSGDPFRFAVKQYLPSSAPAMLRVADPAGQPMARVQLQFKAPGMPEPRLATPIEDEQWFKLDRRFYRAAKSDGMPALLTFAYVDKPGLLEDFLKPPLEKSAAGVARFRYADKNGKEKVYDFAVDQPVGTALTLPDSDLNVKLEKLAHFPTAEGGLSRVVGEDSIPIAMFQVRKGEGAEVEHIAMGSMPMFPNVIPRPSADGGKPAEALVSIHLMVPPDLDPKTNGRFGQIDVLAGPDHALYYRVFGRGKEGKVELRSSGPLAQHKWIDAFGAAAGAVMTIGFQVEDYLPAGVEKQIFEPLFLPKGQMEQAMPACLVELTVGDQSKEIWIQRSESLESPSFRPVPFGDRLYEVAYDVDRRPLGFELKLDDFEVGFEPGTEQATKFVSKVRLDDPSTGVRDKPYTISMNEPLTHRGYSFYQMRYSPIVDPRTNQRTGQFQSVFQVGSNPGRPIIYAGCLLVVMGAFVQFYMRAGLFTDGGKREREQAARKAGLPIPEPVVAPKPQPQDEIL is encoded by the coding sequence ATGGCGATGGCCAGCAAGCAGGCTCCAGGTTCCTCATCGTCTCCTGGCGGTCCTGCCAACGCGAATTCGAGTGCGCGTTCGACGTCCCGGTCGTCGCCCGGCGGCCTGTTCGTCAACGGGATCACCGCCGTCTACCGATTCCTCGCCTCGCTCAAGCTGGCCGTCCTCAGCTTGACGAGCCTGGCGGCGGCCTTGGCCTTCGCGACCTGGTTCGAGTCGAACTACGGAACCAAGGCCGTCCAGGACTACCTCTACAAGAGCGCGGCGTTCGCCATCCTGCTCGCGTTTCTGGCGACCAACATCCTCTGCGCCGCCCTCATTCGATACCCATGGAAGAAGCGGCAGACGGGGTTCGTGATCACGCACATCGGGCTCCTGGTCCTGATCGCCGGCTCGTACGTCCACTTCAAATCGGGCGACGAGGGCATGGTCGGGATGCTCGAAGGGGAGAAGCGGAGCGAGATGCTCCGGACCGACGCTCCGGTCTTCCGGGTCCGCGAAGTCGATCCCCATGGTCAAGAGTCTTCGCGGTCGTACGAGATGCCGTTCGACGCCGGCGGACCGTTCGCGTGGGGCGCGGGACAGTCGCGCATCAACAATATCTTCGATCTGGGGCTTAACTGGCTGAGCGGCGGCCGGCTCCCCTCGGCGGGCCCCGCCGAGGACGTCCTGAGCAAGTCGGGCGACCCGTTTCGGTTCGCCGTCAAGCAATACCTGCCGTCGTCGGCCCCCGCGATGTTGCGCGTCGCCGACCCCGCCGGTCAGCCGATGGCCCGGGTCCAGCTTCAGTTCAAGGCGCCGGGAATGCCCGAGCCTCGGCTGGCCACTCCCATCGAAGACGAGCAGTGGTTCAAGCTCGACCGCCGCTTCTACCGCGCCGCCAAGAGCGACGGCATGCCCGCGCTGTTGACGTTCGCCTACGTGGACAAGCCGGGCCTGCTCGAAGACTTCCTCAAGCCGCCCCTGGAGAAGAGCGCCGCCGGCGTGGCCCGGTTCCGCTATGCGGACAAGAACGGCAAGGAAAAGGTTTACGACTTCGCGGTCGACCAGCCGGTGGGCACGGCCCTCACGCTGCCTGACAGCGATCTGAACGTGAAGCTGGAAAAGTTGGCGCACTTCCCGACCGCCGAGGGGGGATTGTCGCGGGTCGTCGGCGAAGATTCGATTCCGATCGCCATGTTCCAGGTTCGCAAGGGGGAAGGCGCCGAGGTCGAGCACATCGCGATGGGCTCGATGCCGATGTTCCCCAACGTGATCCCGCGCCCCAGCGCCGACGGCGGCAAGCCGGCCGAGGCTCTGGTGTCGATTCATCTGATGGTCCCACCCGACCTTGATCCCAAGACCAACGGCCGCTTCGGCCAGATCGACGTCCTGGCCGGCCCCGATCACGCGCTCTACTACCGGGTCTTCGGCCGGGGCAAGGAGGGCAAGGTCGAGCTGCGGTCGTCGGGGCCGCTCGCCCAGCACAAGTGGATCGACGCCTTCGGCGCCGCCGCCGGCGCGGTCATGACGATCGGCTTTCAGGTCGAGGACTACCTGCCTGCCGGCGTCGAAAAGCAGATCTTCGAGCCGCTGTTCCTGCCCAAGGGCCAGATGGAACAGGCGATGCCCGCCTGCCTCGTCGAACTGACGGTCGGCGATCAGTCGAAGGAAATTTGGATCCAGCGCAGCGAGTCGCTCGAATCGCCCTCGTTCCGCCCGGTTCCGTTCGGTGATCGCCTGTACGAAGTCGCCTACGACGTCGACCGCCGCCCCCTGGGCTTCGAGCTGAAGCTCGACGACTTCGAGGTCGGCTTCGAGCCCGGCACCGAGCAAGCCACGAAGTTCGTCAGCAAGGTGCGGCTCGACGACCCGTCGACGGGCGTCCGCGACAAGCCATACACGATCTCGATGAACGAGCCCCTGACGCATCGCGGCTACTCGTTCTACCAGATGCGGTACTCGCCGATCGTCGATCCTCGCACCAACCAGCGCACCGGTCAGTTCCAGTCGGTCTTCCAGGTGGGGAGCAATCCCGGCCGGCCGATCATCTACGCCGGCTGTCTGCTGGTGGTGATGGGGGCGTTCGTGCAGTTTTACATGCGGGCCGGCCTCTTCACCGACGGCGGCAAGCGCGAACGCGAGCAAGCGGCTCGCAAAGCCGGGCTGCCGATCCCCGAGCCGGTCGTGGCGCCGAAGCCTCAGCCCCAGGACGAGATCCTCTAA